Proteins from a single region of Streptomyces sp. HUAS 15-9:
- a CDS encoding Chromate resistance protein ChrB, with translation MEPGSRWLVLVIKLPAEPTRHRVGVWRELRKCGALSLGQGIWAVPDVPVFADGITRALTLTEQAGGQAVTLNAYGRSAEDASRFRALFTAARSADWTEFLADCGKFERELAKEIRIAKFTLAELEEEEQSLERLRRWHRDLTARDVFGAPEAAEAGRRLKECAAACEDYAERVFAALHQTPEGEQ, from the coding sequence ATGGAACCAGGGAGCCGCTGGCTCGTCCTCGTGATCAAACTTCCCGCGGAGCCGACCCGGCACCGGGTCGGGGTCTGGCGGGAGCTGCGCAAGTGCGGTGCGCTCTCCCTCGGCCAGGGGATCTGGGCCGTTCCGGACGTGCCGGTCTTCGCCGACGGCATCACCCGGGCGCTCACGCTCACGGAACAGGCCGGCGGGCAGGCCGTGACCTTGAACGCCTACGGGCGCAGTGCCGAGGACGCGTCCCGGTTCCGGGCGCTGTTCACCGCCGCCCGGTCCGCGGACTGGACGGAGTTCCTGGCCGACTGCGGCAAGTTCGAACGGGAGCTGGCCAAGGAGATCCGCATCGCCAAGTTCACGCTGGCCGAGCTGGAGGAAGAGGAGCAGTCACTGGAGCGGTTGCGGCGCTGGCACCGTGACCTGACCGCGCGGGACGTGTTCGGCGCTCCGGAGGCGGCCGAGGCAGGCCGGCGGCTCAAGGAATGTGCCGCGGCCTGCGAGGACTACGCCGAGCGGGTCTTCGCCGCACTGCACCAGACTCCGGAGGGGGAACAATGA